In a single window of the Coffea eugenioides isolate CCC68of chromosome 3, Ceug_1.0, whole genome shotgun sequence genome:
- the LOC113765808 gene encoding pectinesterase 2-like, with translation MLISKLAMAFPLAIFLFMTVFVSPALARNIPPPPSIKSWCAQTPYPQPCEYFLSQSPKYGYNYPIKGKSDFFKMSLNLALERAVHAQENTNNLGSKCRDEREKAAWEDCLELYESTIVRINKTVDPYTKCNAVDAQTWLSTALTNLETCKQGFIELGVADHLVPLMSNNVSCLISNTLSLNKVGYNEPSYKEGFPTWVTPGDRKLLQSSSPTPNAVVAQDGSGNFKTVAAAVAAAATRSGNGRHVIHVKAGTYKENVEIGTKLKNIMLVGDGIGKTIITGSSSVGGGTTTFKSATVAVVGDGFIARGITFRNTAGPQNHQAVALRSGSDLSVFYQCSFEGYQDTLYVHSQRQFYSECDVYGTVDYIFGNAAVVFQNCNLYSRNPPNKTNTITAQGRTDPNQNTGISIHNSRVTAASDLKPVQSSVKTYLGRPWQQYSRTVFMKTFLDGLIDPAGWLPWSGNFALDTLYYGEYANTGPGSSTAKRVNWKGYHVITSAAEASKFTVGNFIAGNSWLPATNVPFASGL, from the exons ATGTTGATCTCTAAGTTAGCAATGGCATTCCCGTTGGCAATTTTTCTGTTCATGACTGTTTTTGTTTCTCCTGCCCTCGCTAGAAATATTCCTCCTCCGCCATCAATAAAATCATGGTGTGCACAAACCCCATATCCACAACCATGTGAATATTTCTTGTCGCAAAGCCCTAAATATGGCTATAACTATCCCATAAAAGGGAAGTCCGATTTTTTCAAGATGTCACTCAATCTTGCCTTAGAACGTGCCGTGCATGCCCAAGAAAACACCAATAACCTCGGCTCAAAATGTCGAGATGAGCGCGAAAAGGCCGCGTGGGAAGATTGTTTAGAGCTATATGAAAGCACCATTGTCAGGATTAACAAAACTGTTGATCCTTACACCAAGTGCAATGCAGTTGATGCACAAACTTGGCTCAGCACAGCACTCACCAATCTTGAGACCTGCAAACAAGGGTTCATTGAGCTTGGTGTTGCTGATCATCTTGTGCCCTTGATGTCAAACAATGTTAGCTGTTTGATTAGTAACACATTATCCCTAAACAAAGTGGGATATAATGAGCCAAGTTATAAGGAGGGGTTCCCAACTTGGGTGACTCCGGGCGACAGGAAACTCTTGCAGTCTTCATCTCCAACACCGAATGCTGTGGTAGCACAAGATGGTTCGGGCAACTTTAAGACGGTTGCAGCAGCTGTAGCTGCTGCAGCGACACGATCGGGTAATGGAAGGCATGTGATACACGTAAAGGCTGGAACGTATAAGGAAAATGTGGAGATTGGAACTAAGTTGAAGAATATCATGTTGGTTGGTGATGGTATTGGAAAAACCATTATCACGGGAAGCAGTAGCGTTGGCGGTGGTACCACCACTTTCAAATCTGCAACCGTTG CGGTTGTTGGTGATGGATTCATTGCTCGAGGAATTACATTTAGGAACACAGCCGGACCTCAAAATCACCAAGCAGTAGCTCTTCGATCTGGTTCCGATCTCTCTGTCTTCTACCAGTGCAGCTTTGAAGGCTATCAAGACACCCTTTACGTCCACTCGCAAAGACAATTTTACAGCGAATGCGATGTTTATGGAACTGTTGACTACATATTCGGAAATGCTGCTGTCGTTTTCCAGAATTGCAATCTTTATTCAAGAAATCCTCCGAACAAGACAAACACTATCACAGCACAAGGTAGAACCGATCCCAACCAAAACACTGGAATATCTATCCACAATTCCAGAGTTACAGCTGCTTCGGATTTGAAGCCAGTGCAGAGCTCAGTCAAGACATATCTTGGAAGGCCATGGCAACAATATTCAAGAACGGTGTTTATGAAAACATTTCTTGATGGTCTAATTGATCCAGCTGGTTGGCTGCCCTGGAGTGGTAATTTTGCTCTGGATACCCTATACTACGGAGAATATGCTAATACAGGGCCTGGCTCGTCAACTGCAAAGAGGGTAAATTGGAAGGGGTATCACGTGATAACTAGTGCAGCAGAGGCTTCTAAATTCACAGTCGGAAACTTCATTGCTGGCAATTCTTGGTTGCCGGCCACCAATGTGCCTTTCGCTTCTGGtctctaa